One genomic segment of Geoalkalibacter sp. includes these proteins:
- a CDS encoding UbiX family flavin prenyltransferase codes for MDKEIKHILVAMTGASGSIYGVRLVEELLRAERRVTLLVTRAGMEVLRYETGLEWRGTTSERQALMRDYFGGSEGLVHYDVGDLFAPPASGSSAPDAMVVVPCSMGSAARMAAGISDNLAERVADVVLKERRPLLLVPRETPFNQLHLENLLRLARAGAQILPAMPAFYHRPRTMEDLIDFVVGKILDSLRIEHNLFERWGGA; via the coding sequence ATGGACAAGGAGATAAAACATATTTTGGTCGCCATGACCGGCGCTTCGGGATCCATCTACGGCGTGCGCCTGGTGGAGGAGCTGCTGCGCGCCGAGCGGCGCGTGACGCTGCTGGTGACCCGCGCCGGCATGGAGGTGCTGCGCTACGAGACGGGCCTGGAATGGCGCGGCACCACCAGCGAGCGCCAGGCCCTGATGCGCGACTATTTCGGCGGCAGCGAAGGCCTGGTGCATTACGACGTCGGCGATCTCTTCGCCCCGCCGGCGAGCGGTTCCTCGGCACCCGACGCCATGGTGGTGGTGCCCTGTTCCATGGGCAGCGCGGCGCGCATGGCTGCGGGCATCAGCGACAACCTGGCGGAGCGCGTGGCCGACGTGGTGCTCAAGGAGCGCCGCCCCCTGCTTCTGGTGCCGCGCGAAACCCCCTTCAACCAGCTGCATCTGGAGAATCTGCTGCGCCTGGCGCGCGCCGGTGCGCAGATTCTTCCCGCCATGCCGGCCTTCTACCACCGTCCGCGAACGATGGAAGATCTCATCGATTTCGTGGTCGGCAAGATCCTCGACAGCCTGCGCATCGAGCACAATCTGTTTGAACGCTGGGGCGGGGCCTGA